The genomic segment TGGCTTTATAGCAAGCGTGTTGCCAGTATGGCTCCTTCTTGCCCCTCGTGATTATTTATCCTCATTTATGAAAATTGGCGTCATACTGCTTCTTGCCATTGGTGTGGTTGCAGTACATCCTGATTTGCATCTTCCCGCGCTTACACAATTTATTCATGGCAATGGACCAATTATACCCGGCAAGCTTTTCCCATTTGTATTTATTACCATAGCCTGCGGTGCAATTTCAGGATTTCACTCACTTATTTCATCCGGAACCACCCCCAAGATGATAGAAAACGAAAAGTATGCACTTCCCATTGGTTACGGTGCCATGCTTACTGAAGGATTTGTATCAATGATGGCACTTATTGCTGCTGCAGTGCTTATTCCTGGTGATTACCTTGCAATCAACACTCACCTTTCATTTGATACACTTGCTCAGATGGGATTCCCGGTAGACAAAATCAATGACCTGTCAAAACTTGTTGGCATTGATTTAGCAGGCCGCCCTGGTGGTGCTGTTTCACTTGCGGTTGGTATGGCGTATATTTTTTCATCTATACCTTTCTTAAGCCATTTGATGGCATACCTGTATCAGTTTGCCATCATGTTTGAAGCACTTTTTATTTTAACCACCATTGATGCGGGTACCCGTGTTGCACGGTATGTGGTTCAGGAATTGGGTGGCTATGTATATAAACCATTTGGTGAATTACGGTCACTTTCAGGTAATATTATTGCAAGTTTGCTTGTTGTTATAGCTTGGGGCTATTTTATTTACACGGGTTCTGTACAAACAATATGGCGAATGTTTGGCACAGCAAATCAGCTTTTAGCCATGTTAGCATTATGCATTGGTACAACCGTCATTATTAAAATGAATAAGGTTAAATACATATGGGTCACACTGGTACCAATGCTTTTTATGCTCAGCACCACATTTACCGCAGGCATAACACTCATAGTTGAATATATTCCTAAAGCACTTTCATCACAACCTGACTCATATAGTTTTATGATTAACATTGTTTT from the Spirochaetota bacterium genome contains:
- a CDS encoding carbon starvation protein A, which codes for MNALWIVTAAATFYMLAYRFYGAFLAAKVLSLDETRVTPAYRLNDNTNYYPTNKWVLFGHHFAAIAGAGPLIGPVLAAQFGYLPGFLWILIGSVVAGGVHDMVILVASIRKDGKSLAEIAKEEIGPVTGLAALFAVLFILIVAIAGLGLVVVNSLYNNPWGTFIIAMTIPIALFMGVYMKSIRPEKVLETSLIGIVLLLITVIYGRHILGTSIEGLFTLNQHNLAIALAVYGFIASVLPVWLLLAPRDYLSSFMKIGVILLLAIGVVAVHPDLHLPALTQFIHGNGPIIPGKLFPFVFITIACGAISGFHSLISSGTTPKMIENEKYALPIGYGAMLTEGFVSMMALIAAAVLIPGDYLAINTHLSFDTLAQMGFPVDKINDLSKLVGIDLAGRPGGAVSLAVGMAYIFSSIPFLSHLMAYLYQFAIMFEALFILTTIDAGTRVARYVVQELGGYVYKPFGELRSLSGNIIASLLVVIAWGYFIYTGSVQTIWRMFGTANQLLAMLALCIGTTVIIKMNKVKYIWVTLVPMLFMLSTTFTAGITLIVEYIPKALSSQPDSYSFMINIVLLGLMILLALFIVLDSVYKWYGFITGKRPIENSKGQPSQYSKEFPKMSD